The DNA region TCGGACAACCAGCGTCGGGACATTCTCAAGCTGCTGGCGGCCATATTGCACCTGGGGAACGTCAACTTTCAGGGTGAGCGTTAACAAACCCATTCTGCCGGTTTTGTATTTGATTGCAAATTGTCGTCGTCTTGATTGTCGCTGTCTCACGCGGCACCAGGCAACACACAGAACAACCTGGAAACCTGTCACGTCAACAAATCGGGACACTTCCACGTCGCCGCCTCACTGCTGGGGGTGAGCGCTTTTTATTCCCCGCGATGGTCTTTTCTGGTATTTAACGCGCTTTTGTTTTCCTAAAGGTCAGGAAAACCTTGCTGGCCTCCAGTTTGACCAGTCGCTCCATCATGACCATGAGGGAGAGCGTGACCAAACCCCTCAGCTCCAAGCAGGCCTCCGACTGCAGAGATGCCTTGGTCAAGGTAAAGAAGCTGATTGACTCCCATAAACCAACATACATTCTGTTCCACGTGTGAACAAagaccctggtcctgctcagggtttctcccTGTCCAATTGGAGTCTTTCCTGCCACTGCTCAGGGATCCGGGTCTCTGCGATTGTAATAGATAAATTgattaaatgtgttgaaattcCAGGCAATCTACAATAAACTCTTCATATGGATTGTTGGGAAAATCAACAGCGTCATCTACAGCAACCTGGCCGAATCCCCCAAATCCTCCTTCCTGTCCGTCGGACTCCTCGACATATTCGGATTCGAGAACTTCGACAGAAACAGGTCAGGATAATCCTCCGCAAACACTTTGGGGGAAAGGCGATGACGGCATTTTTAAACTGAGCAGAGGTCACTCCGCTGTGCAGCTTCGAGCAGCTCTTCATCAACTTCGCTAACGAGAAGCTGCAGAAGTTCTTCGTGGACCACATCTTCAGGCAGGAACAGGAGGAGTACCAGAGGGAAGAGATCCCCTGGACCAACATCAGATTTAACGACAATTGGGAAATTGTGGACCTCCTGGCTGTGAAACCCTGCAACCTGCTGGCTCTGATTGACGAGGAGAGCCAGTTTCCAAGGGTCGGTGCTCTCGCTGCCTTTCCGCGAATTCCAGTGAAACCACGTTGCCTTtacgggggaaaaaaatcaggtCTGTTTGTGGCGCGGCAGGGTTCTGACTTCAGCATGCTGCAGAAGATGAACCAGCACCACACGGGAAACAGGAACTACGTCGCCTCCAGCCGGGAAGGAGACACGGACTTTGGGATTCGTCACTTTGCAGGAGTGGTCTACTATGAATCCAGAGGTACAAACGCAGATCAAACATCTGCGCTGAGGGCTGTTATTCATTGAATGTTTGAATTCTCAAATTAAGGCTTTCTCGAGAAGAACAGGGATGCCGTCAGTTTGGACTTAATCAAAATGGTCGACGTGTCCACCAATCAGCTCCTCCGTGAGATGTTTCAGTCTCAGCTCCcaaagacagaaaggaaaatTAGCATCAACAACAGGGTCACCATGACACCCAGGAACTCCGTACGGGTACGAGAATTCTGATTTCCCTCTATTTATCATGCTAcaacacacgtgtgcgcgtctGTAAGTGGAAACAACACAATTTCCATCTCAAAGAGATCTCATGGCCCTTGTTGCAACTGGACCTTCGTTTTCCTGAATCCTCAGTTAACGTGATGATCTTTTCCATCTCGCAGGGCCCAGCTGACAACTCCAAGCAGGTGCCGACGCTGAGCGGTCAGTTCCGCCAGTCTCTGGACTCGCTCATGAAAGCTCTGTCGGACTGCCAGCCCTTTTTCGTCCGCTGCATCAAGCCCAACGATAAAAGGCAGCCAAAGGTAAATGACGCAGCATCAGAATCTCCCACCCGAGCGTCCCAAAACTATCGTCAAGATTGGAGAACTCTCGATAACTGGCAGGTCCAAAATAGGTCCATTTTGCTCAATTTTCACTTCTGTTCTGCTGTTTCTGAAATAGAGAAGTTGCGTTTCTTTTCCTTCATGCTAAGCAGTGACCTTTCAGCTTTGTTATGACTGGCAACTCCCTTTTGGACCTCGTGCCTGGCAGGAAGGCGTCATAAACAGATGCCAGCACTACCTTGTACAAAGAGTTTATATCAACCTTAACTACCCGCAGTTTTATGATCTTAatctgcttctccttcctttTGAGCTGTTGAGCAGTGCAGTGTTTTTGCATGAACATGTTCCCCTCCAGGTGTTTGACAGGAACCTGTGCATGCACCAGCTGAAATGCTTTGGCATGATGGACACCATCCACATCAGGAAGCTGGGATACCCCATCCGGCACAGCCACAAGGACTTCCTGAACCGATACAGGATGCTGCTGGACAGGACCGTCTGCGACCCCAAAACAGTTCGTTGTGTTTTTATCGTCTCTTAACGAACACCTTTTGACATTTTACCTGTTTATTGTCTCTTCCTCTGAAGACTCTGCAGCTATTGGCATCTCGTCACTGTTGAATCCGTCTTTTATCGTCTCTCCAGAATACAGCGGCTGCCTGCTGTGAAGCCATCTGCCGCTCTGTGATTCAAGACAAAAACAAGTGGAAAATAGGCAAGACCAAGATTTTCCtgaaggtgaagaaaaaaaacacaaaaaaaactgcaTTAGCATTCAGGCTGTCTCCAGCTATGTGTTGCACAAAAGGATGTTTTTAAGGTGATTTTGTTGTTCCTCAAGGATTCCCGTGATATTATTCTGGAACAAACGAGGGACCGAATGCGCAACAGAGCAGCTCTGGTGATCCAGACCTTCATGAAGGGATCCAAAGACAGGTGCAGGACATTAGAGAGGACACAACACCGCACATGTACTGAAACCTGCCTCTTCTTGAACACACTTTACCTCTTTTCCTGCAGAATATCTttcctgaggaagaggagggcggcAGTGATGCTGCAGAATTACTGGAGGTCCTGCAGGAGACGACGCAAGGTCTGATGTTCGCCTGCCATTCATGGCGTTGACTAAACAAAGCTTATCTCAGAGCCTTGACCTTTCGTGCCCTCACAGATTCACAGTGGCTTCGAACGGCTGATATCGAAGATCCGTAGTAGGAAGCTGCGATCGCAGTACTTaaggcagcaggcagcagccgTCACCATTCAACGGCATGTGCGTACCGCTGTGTAAAAACATCCCGGGCTGCAGATGCCTTCGTTGGAAAGTGGAAAGAATCTTGAAGCTTTGTCATGTGTCTGTAGCTGCGGGGCTACTTTGTTCGGAAGGATCTGAAGCAGAAGAGCAACGCCGCTGTACGGCTGCAGGCTTTCACCAGGGGAATGTTGGCCAGGAGAAGGACCGAAAAGATTCGGGATGATGTACGTAGCAGTCAAGAGTCTACGAAGGTAGCACAGGAAGGGAATCACGCCTCCGACGCTTAAACTCTGTTTCACGTAGAACCACGAGCTAATCGCCTCAGAGCTTCAGCAACGACTCTTGGCCATTGCTCGGGAGCTGGAGGACCCCGAGTCATTCGCTCAACAAGATGACCTCCAGGTGAAGTCGTCAGAATCTCCTCATGTCAAGGTTAGCCCACGTTCCTGCTATGCTAACTGTTGTCAACAGATTTACCGAGTGGGCTTGTCTTGTCTTTAAAGGAGAATGGAATCACGCCGTTCTCCTCTCCAGCCTCGTCGACGTCCACGCCACCACCGGAAGAGGACGAGGAGTTTGAGGACAACAGCGGCGAGTTTTCATTCCATAGGTTCAGCGTCCTTCACTTCCAGGGCggcgccacacacacgcacatcatCCAGAGACTTACAGAGCCCCTCTTACACCATGACGACGAGGGCGACGCACTGGTGAGACAAAGAAGATTTCAAAGGAGTTTTGGGGGTTAGAAATGTTGATTTCTTCTTCCTTTCCAGGCCTGTCTTACTGTTTGGTGGGTCATACTGCGTTTTATGGAAGACCTGCCGGAACCGACCTCTCCGCAAACGGCGACTAAGGATTCGAGGCCCATTTCTCGTAACTTACCTATGAGGCAAGGCATTAAGCTGGACGACATAGTGGAACTAGAACAGGTTGGGTGTTGAACCAAACCCCgaatttccatttttattggtttttggCTTTTACACGATTCATATTTTTCAACACAGGAAGCCTTTGGGAAAAACAAGATTAAGCACAGAGGTGGAAACAGGAGGCCCACCGTGATACCCGCAGAGGCGAGTGCCGATGTTCGTTCTATCTGATTCGTCGTTAGTCATCCGCTGATTGTCATTCTGGTCTTTACCAGTTGGAGGATTTTAGGGAGGAAGAGAACGTGTTGGTCGGAGAGGGCCCCAACCCGGATCGTCCACTTTCCTCCCTGGAGAAGCTCCACCTTATTGCTGGATACGCGCTATCAAGAAAAGACATAAGGCACGACCAAAAACAGCTCCTGGATATCCTGAATTATTCTCTGTTGGTGGctgattgttgttgttatttcatGTTTTCCTTCTGCTGCAGGGATGAAATTTATTGTCAGATCTGCAAGCAGTTGGTGAAGAACCAGAacaagaggagccagatgaaaGGTTGGACCCTTCTTTCCATCTGTCTTGGGATCTTTCCTCCAACCGACCTCTTCATGAAGGTCAGTGTGCAGCGAGGCAgttctgcctgtgtctgtgctTCACCTTTCTCATTCCCAGTTCTGATGACACGTTTAAAACAATTAGATACGATCATCACTAGTAAACTACTGTAATTCTGTCCCCACAGTATTTGGAGAGATTTCTCCTACAGGGGCCAGAAGGTTATGGATCATATTGTTCTGAACTCCTGAGTCGCATAAAAGTCAACGGCGAACGGAAGGAGCCTCCCTGTTGGATAGAGCTGCAGGTAGAAAAGCTCAGTCACGTCTTCCTTATCGTCTCACAGGAAGCGAAGGCGTGAATTCGCTCGCTGGTTTCATTGCAGTTCTCTGATTTTCTTTGTCGAAACCCACCCTCTTCCCCGCCCCACTGACAGGCTGCAAAATCAAAGGAGCCCATAAATgtgtctgtagctctgctggACGGACGTTCGGTCGACCTGCATCTGGATTCAGCCTCGATTGCTGCTGAAGTCTGTCGAGCTTTGGCGGACAAAATTAACCTGCAAGACAAATATGGATTCTCCCTCTACATCAGCCTCTTTGACAAGGTTGGGATTTAGCACCTTTAACCAGTTCTGTTCCAGCTCATATTGACATTTTGCATCCAGTTGTGTCACAGCTACAGAGAATCGAAACGTCGGGGTTGTGAATCCTGAATTTAGAGCCGAGGTGTCACGGAGAAATGCTCTGCTGTGTTGGCAGATGTGGTCTCTGGGCAGCTGTGGGGATCATGTGCTGGATGCGATCTCTCAGTGTGAGCAGGAGATGAGAAGGCAGGGTAAAGAGGGACGCGACGCCCCCTGGACGCTCTGCTTTCGCAAGGAGCTGTTTGCGCCCTGGCACGACTGCTCCATGGACCCGATTAGCACAGATCTCATTTACAGACAAGTCATCAAAGGCATCAAGTCGAACGAGTACACGTGTGAGAAGGTGAGACCATAGGAAGTGTGTGCAGTATCTCGGAGACATCTTGGCTTTGAGAACCTGTTGCATGTAATTACACCTACTGACCAGCTGGTGGCAGTATTAGGGACGATGCAAACGTCCAACTGTGGCAATGAAACCTACACTTACTTCAAGGTTAAAGAAAGTATAAAAAAGCTTTACTTTGGTCTTCACTCTGTTGTCATAGATAATTCCAGTGCAGCCCCAAAGTTCCAGAAACTTAAAAATGCTCACTCCAAATGTTTGCTCTGGATTTGTGTTGCATTCCTCAGGAGGATGAACACATCAGCCTGGCAGCGATGCACTATCACATCCAGTTTGGCCCTGCGTACAACAGAGACAACATGcagaaggtggtggaggagtgCATCGCCGACGAGCTCATTGAGAGCAGAGGGACGGCAAAGTGGATCGACCTCATCAGCTCGGCACATCTACAGGTACGTTGGAGGTTCCTCACTTAGGCTGCAGCTTCAGGTCAGAGCAGTTCAGGTGACCCCTGTGTGACCATCACGCAGGCTCCAAAAGGGAAATCAGAAGATGTGAAGGTAGAGCTGGTCAACAGTGCCCGACAGAAGTGGCCCCTGAACTTCTCCAGGTTTTATGAAGTAACGATGGTGTCCGGTGAGTCGACACACcatttattatgattatttCCATTACATTATACCAACAATGGTGGCTTTCGAAACATCTGTTTTGCAGGGCCACCGTTGAAAACAGGTACATTTACTGTGGCTGTTAACTGGAGCGGCATTCTCTTCATGGATGGAAAAGACAAGAAGCTCCTTGAGATGTCTTACCTCGAGATACAACGAGTTCACACAAGGTATCGGTGAGTTCCGGCTGAAATCGTCACCCTCAAGATTTTCTAATATCACCAAAAGTGTTACGCTTTTCTAGCGGCAGTGAATCCGGCCCCCCGTCGGTGGGTTTGACCACCGTCAGAGGAGAGTTTGTCCTGAAGGGCGAGAAAGCTGCAGACATGGCGGCACTCATAGAGGAGCATCTGGAGGGGCTGAGAGGACGCTCGGTGTACACGCTGGCTCAGCAGGACATCAGTAGAACCGGTACGACCCGACGGCCCGCACGTGCTAGACCAAAACAGCTGCCTTCACCGCTCTGACTGGTTCTTTAGAAGATCCCACGTTCCTGGTTTGTGAACGTGGcgacctgctgctggtg from Takifugu flavidus isolate HTHZ2018 chromosome 15, ASM371156v2, whole genome shotgun sequence includes:
- the LOC130538887 gene encoding unconventional myosin-VIIb-like isoform X1, with the protein product MLEKGEWVWVDSTAGVAIGARVKVTSSGQRLLVDDEGKEHSLSQELEASLRVMHPTLAEGVDDMIDLGEMSEAGLLRNLMLRHKRGIIYTYIGSVLVAINPYQDFPIYTSEQVRLYHGRNLGELPPHIYALAEACYSHMIRHLQNQCCIISGESGAGKTESTKLILRYLASVSSEMSEQRTERLILESNPILEAFGNAKTIRNDNSSRFGKYLEIFFNRDGVIEGARMEQYLLEKSRVCHQAPEERNYHIFYCMLAGTTAEEKETLGLGDAREYAFLTKGACVECEGRDDGEIYQDVCSALELFFSDNQRRDILKLLAAILHLGNVNFQGNTQNNLETCHVNKSGHFHVAASLLGVRKTLLASSLTSRSIMTMRESVTKPLSSKQASDCRDALVKAIYNKLFIWIVGKINSVIYSNLAESPKSSFLSVGLLDIFGFENFDRNSFEQLFINFANEKLQKFFVDHIFRQEQEEYQREEIPWTNIRFNDNWEIVDLLAVKPCNLLALIDEESQFPRGSDFSMLQKMNQHHTGNRNYVASSREGDTDFGIRHFAGVVYYESRGFLEKNRDAVSLDLIKMVDVSTNQLLREMFQSQLPKTERKISINNRVTMTPRNSVRGPADNSKQVPTLSGQFRQSLDSLMKALSDCQPFFVRCIKPNDKRQPKVFDRNLCMHQLKCFGMMDTIHIRKLGYPIRHSHKDFLNRYRMLLDRTVCDPKTNTAAACCEAICRSVIQDKNKWKIGKTKIFLKDSRDIILEQTRDRMRNRAALVIQTFMKGSKDRISFLRKRRAAVMLQNYWRSCRRRRKIHSGFERLISKIRSRKLRSQYLRQQAAAVTIQRHLRGYFVRKDLKQKSNAAVRLQAFTRGMLARRRTEKIRDDNHELIASELQQRLLAIARELEDPESFAQQDDLQVKSSESPHVKENGITPFSSPASSTSTPPPEEDEEFEDNSGEFSFHRFSVLHFQGGATHTHIIQRLTEPLLHHDDEGDALACLTVWWVILRFMEDLPEPTSPQTATKDSRPISRNLPMRQGIKLDDIVELEQEAFGKNKIKHRGGNRRPTVIPAELEDFREEENVLVGEGPNPDRPLSSLEKLHLIAGYALSRKDIRDEIYCQICKQLVKNQNKRSQMKGWTLLSICLGIFPPTDLFMKYLERFLLQGPEGYGSYCSELLSRIKVNGERKEPPCWIELQAAKSKEPINVSVALLDGRSVDLHLDSASIAAEVCRALADKINLQDKYGFSLYISLFDKMWSLGSCGDHVLDAISQCEQEMRRQGKEGRDAPWTLCFRKELFAPWHDCSMDPISTDLIYRQVIKGIKSNEYTCEKEDEHISLAAMHYHIQFGPAYNRDNMQKVVEECIADELIESRGTAKWIDLISSAHLQAPKGKSEDVKVELVNSARQKWPLNFSRFYEVTMVSGPPLKTGTFTVAVNWSGILFMDGKDKKLLEMSYLEIQRVHTRYRGSESGPPSVGLTTVRGEFVLKGEKAADMAALIEEHLEGLRGRSVYTLAQQDISRTEDPTFLVCERGDLLLVEREDQPSADATWIRATNQRTCSSGTVYRDLLLFLPTLSRPSEDVLELLSPGQKKMPVVQNSAEGEETVAPVSLKDFALENFRPAGSRHGAHKSERLWACSGELLRQPLLKNLMHSAELSNLACNAFTAILRYMGDYPHHARNPIELTDQIFGPATQHDALKDEIYCQIMRQMTGNSNRSSMERGWQLMWLCTGLFPPSPALRSHARRFLESRARDQLAADCLQRLQEMLSKEPRRFPPDPVELEAIQQNSTRILHKVHFPNETNEIFEVTSTTTIRELCDSVASQLKLSSVNGYGLYLKTRKKVKSLEENQYFFDSTRQASHSLKKAKKAKEGHLSRWHLPFVEHGCVYQFHLAFSASAAAHLYLVMFKRKLWLNVIPGRDPVADLMFHFPQEVPKYLKGRHNCTREDMIHLGGLLFRIQVDSDKSQFVAIPEMLKDLVPADQINLMTPEDWKKHIFSSYKDQSGITVQEAKIRFLKVASTWRTFGCSFFEAKQTCEESFPNAIVVVISKKGVGFMAPETKEELVAYPFSRITHYHARNEHFHMSIKTVMKCSKFVCETAKAEIIEDLLRSYISMYERQRLPPETTSSPEVYYDEFF
- the LOC130538887 gene encoding unconventional myosin-VIIa-like isoform X3, translated to MLEKGEWVWVDSTAGVAIGARVKVTSSGQRLLVDDEGKEHSLSQELEASLRVMHPTLAEGVDDMIDLGEMSEAGLLRNLMLRHKRGIIYTYIGSVLVAINPYQDFPIYTSEQVRLYHGRNLGELPPHIYALAEACYSHMIRHLQNQCCIISGESGAGKTESTKLILRYLASVSSEMSEQRTERLILESNPILEAFGNAKTIRNDNSSRFGKYLEIFFNRDGVIEGARMEQYLLEKSRVCHQAPEERNYHIFYCMLAGTTAEEKETLGLGDAREYAFLTKGACVECEGRDDGEIYQDVCSALELFFSDNQRRDILKLLAAILHLGNVNFQGNTQNNLETCHVNKSGHFHVAASLLGVRKTLLASSLTSRSIMTMRESVTKPLSSKQASDCRDALVKAIYNKLFIWIVGKINSVIYSNLAESPKSSFLSVGLLDIFGFENFDRNSFEQLFINFANEKLQKFFVDHIFRQEQEEYQREEIPWTNIRFNDNWEIVDLLAVKPCNLLALIDEESQFPRGSDFSMLQKMNQHHTGNRNYVASSREGDTDFGIRHFAGVVYYESRGFLEKNRDAVSLDLIKMVDVSTNQLLREMFQSQLPKTERKISINNRVTMTPRNSVRGPADNSKQVPTLSGQFRQSLDSLMKALSDCQPFFVRCIKPNDKRQPKVFDRNLCMHQLKCFGMMDTIHIRKLGYPIRHSHKDFLNRYRMLLDRTVCDPKTNTAAACCEAICRSVIQDKNKWKIGKTKIFLKDSRDIILEQTRDRMRNRAALVIQTFMKGSKDRISFLRKRRAAVMLQNYWRSCRRRRKIHSGFERLISKIRSRKLRSQYLRQQAAAVTIQRHLRGYFVRKDLKQKSNAAVRLQAFTRGMLARRRTEKIRDDNHELIASELQQRLLAIARELEDPESFAQQDDLQVKSSESPHVKENGITPFSSPASSTSTPPPEEDEEFEDNSGEFSFHRFSVLHFQGGATHTHIIQRLTEPLLHHDDEGDALACLTVWWVILRFMEDLPEPTSPQTATKDSRPISRNLPMRQGIKLDDIVELEQEAFGKNKIKHRGGNRRPTVIPAELEDFREEENVLVGEGPNPDRPLSSLEKLHLIAGYALSRKDIRDEIYCQICKQLVKNQNKRSQMKGWTLLSICLGIFPPTDLFMKYLERFLLQGPEGYGSYCSELLSRIKVNGERKEPPCWIELQAAKSKEPINVSVALLDGRSVDLHLDSASIAAEVCRALADKINLQDKYGFSLYISLFDKMWSLGSCGDHVLDAISQCEQEMRRQGKEGRDAPWTLCFRKELFAPWHDCSMDPISTDLIYRQVIKGIKSNEYTCEKEDEHISLAAMHYHIQFGPAYNRDNMQKVVEECIADELIESRGTAKWIDLISSAHLQAPKGKSEDVKVELVNSARQKWPLNFSRFYEVTMVSGPPLKTGTFTVAVNWSGILFMDGKDKKLLEMSYLEIQRVHTRYRGSESGPPSVGLTTVRGEFVLKGEKAADMAALIEEHLEGLRGRSVYTLAQQDISRTEDPTFLVCERGDLLLVEREDQPSADATWIRATNQRTCSSGTVYRDLLLFLPTLSRPSEDVLELLSPGQKKMPVVQNSAEGEETVAPVSLKDFALENFRPAGSRHGAHKSERLWACSGELLRQPLLKNLMHSAELSNLACNAFTAILRYMGDYPHHARNPIELTDQIFGPATQHDALKDEIYCQIMRQMTGNSNRSSMERGWQLMWLCTGLFPPSPALRSHARRFLESRARDQLAADCLQRLQEMLSKEPRRFPPDPVELEAIQQNSTRILHKVHFPNETNEIFEVTSTTTIRELCDSVASQLKLSSVNGYGLYLKTRKKVKSLEENQYFFDSTRQASHSLKKAKKAKEASAAAHLYLVMFKRKLWLNVIPGRDPVADLMFHFPQEVPKYLKGRHNCTREDMIHLGGLLFRIQVDSDKSQFVAIPEMLKDLVPADQINLMTPEDWKKHIFSSYKDQSGITVQEAKIRFLKVASTWRTFGCSFFEAKQTCEESFPNAIVVVISKKGVGFMAPETKEELVAYPFSRITHYHARNEHFHMSIKTVMKCSKFVCETAKAEIIEDLLRSYISMYERQRLPPETTSSPEVYYDEFF
- the LOC130538887 gene encoding unconventional myosin-VIIb-like isoform X2 — translated: MLEKGEWVWVDSTAGVAIGARVKVTSSGQRLLVDDEGKEHSLSQELEASLRVMHPTLAEGVDDMIDLGEMSEAGLLRNLMLRHKRGIIYTYIGSVLVAINPYQDFPIYTSEQVRLYHGRNLGELPPHIYALAEACYSHMIRHLQNQCCIISGESGAGKTESTKLILRYLASVSSEMSEQRTERLILESNPILEAFGNAKTIRNDNSSRFGKYLEIFFNRDGVIEGARMEQYLLEKSRVCHQAPEERNYHIFYCMLAGTTAEEKETLGLGDAREYAFLTKGACVECEGRDDGEIYQDVCSALELFFSDNQRRDILKLLAAILHLGNVNFQGNTQNNLETCHVNKSGHFHVAASLLGVRKTLLASSLTSRSIMTMRESVTKPLSSKQASDCRDALVKAIYNKLFIWIVGKINSVIYSNLAESPKSSFLSVGLLDIFGFENFDRNSFEQLFINFANEKLQKFFVDHIFRQEQEEYQREEIPWTNIRFNDNWEIVDLLAVKPCNLLALIDEESQFPRGSDFSMLQKMNQHHTGNRNYVASSREGDTDFGIRHFAGVVYYESRGFLEKNRDAVSLDLIKMVDVSTNQLLREMFQSQLPKTERKISINNRVTMTPRNSVRGPADNSKQVPTLSGQFRQSLDSLMKALSDCQPFFVRCIKPNDKRQPKVFDRNLCMHQLKCFGMMDTIHIRKLGYPIRHSHKDFLNRYRMLLDRTVCDPKTNTAAACCEAICRSVIQDKNKWKIGKTKIFLKDSRDIILEQTRDRMRNRAALVIQTFMKGSKDRISFLRKRRAAVMLQNYWRSCRRRRKIHSGFERLISKIRSRKLRSQYLRQQAAAVTIQRHLRGYFVRKDLKQKSNAAVRLQAFTRGMLARRRTEKIRDDNHELIASELQQRLLAIARELEDPESFAQQDDLQVKSSESPHVKENGITPFSSPASSTSTPPPEEDEEFEDNSGEFSFHRFSVLHFQGGATHTHIIQRLTEPLLHHDDEGDALACLTVWWVILRFMEDLPEPTSPQTATKDSRPISRNLPMRQGIKLDDIVELEQEAFGKNKIKHRGGNRRPTVIPAELEDFREEENVLVGEGPNPDRPLSSLEKLHLIAGYALSRKDIRDEIYCQICKQLVKNQNKRSQMKGWTLLSICLGIFPPTDLFMKYLERFLLQGPEGYGSYCSELLSRIKVNGERKEPPCWIELQAAKSKEPINVSVALLDGRSVDLHLDSASIAAEVCRALADKINLQDKYGFSLYISLFDKMWSLGSCGDHVLDAISQCEQEMRRQGKEGRDAPWTLCFRKELFAPWHDCSMDPISTDLIYRQVIKGIKSNEYTCEKEDEHISLAAMHYHIQFGPAYNRDNMQKVVEECIADELIESRGTAKWIDLISSAHLQAPKGKSEDVKVELVNSARQKWPLNFSRFYEVTMVSGPPLKTGTFTVAVNWSGILFMDGKDKKLLEMSYLEIQRVHTSGSESGPPSVGLTTVRGEFVLKGEKAADMAALIEEHLEGLRGRSVYTLAQQDISRTEDPTFLVCERGDLLLVEREDQPSADATWIRATNQRTCSSGTVYRDLLLFLPTLSRPSEDVLELLSPGQKKMPVVQNSAEGEETVAPVSLKDFALENFRPAGSRHGAHKSERLWACSGELLRQPLLKNLMHSAELSNLACNAFTAILRYMGDYPHHARNPIELTDQIFGPATQHDALKDEIYCQIMRQMTGNSNRSSMERGWQLMWLCTGLFPPSPALRSHARRFLESRARDQLAADCLQRLQEMLSKEPRRFPPDPVELEAIQQNSTRILHKVHFPNETNEIFEVTSTTTIRELCDSVASQLKLSSVNGYGLYLKTRKKVKSLEENQYFFDSTRQASHSLKKAKKAKEGHLSRWHLPFVEHGCVYQFHLAFSASAAAHLYLVMFKRKLWLNVIPGRDPVADLMFHFPQEVPKYLKGRHNCTREDMIHLGGLLFRIQVDSDKSQFVAIPEMLKDLVPADQINLMTPEDWKKHIFSSYKDQSGITVQEAKIRFLKVASTWRTFGCSFFEAKQTCEESFPNAIVVVISKKGVGFMAPETKEELVAYPFSRITHYHARNEHFHMSIKTVMKCSKFVCETAKAEIIEDLLRSYISMYERQRLPPETTSSPEVYYDEFF